The Rhodamnia argentea isolate NSW1041297 chromosome 10, ASM2092103v1, whole genome shotgun sequence sequence cagagaaaatgcaaatactatgTCGTACTTGATTTTAGGGTCATGCCTCCAGGCAAACAGGTAAGCTCATGAGTCATGACATCCCTTTGACATGAAAAACAACACTAATAAACAAAATTCACGTCAAAAGAAGTGGTAATGAGTTATCTATTTTTCTTGCTCCCATCCTCCCAATCGCATCCCTGGATCGTAGTTAGTGAATAGACGAAACTCATTCCCAAGCTTGCTTGCATGCTTAGGCTGGAATATGCATGGATGCAAACCAAGAAGTTCTGCAGCTCTATCTTTTTGAACTTCTCCTGCAAGCATCTCAAAATTTGGCAGGCATTAGGAAGGGATGTAAAGCATCCAGCATGCTCCAGGTTTTTTAAGTATCCTGTAAgaagggggtggggggtggtgtTCGAAAGAACTGCAGCAGTTCATAGCTATAGTGTCACTGCAAATGAAAGACAATAAACCAAGAGGTTAGGTTAAAGGTACCACAGGAGGATTAACACTCGACACATACCTGTAAGTAAAAGCAAGTAAGCATTTGGCTGTGAGAGGAAAGATATGGTTTGTGCAACTTTCTCCAAGCACTCCCCACTCTTGGTTTATAAAGGGAGGAATCAAAATGTATGCAGCCGATAATGGAAAGAGATACAAAAGAGTGTCAACTAAAGGATCTTCCAGTTCCAGGACAAAGATAAGACAAGGTGAGCATAGAATAGGGAGGCCTAAGCATTTATAGTTTGCAAGGCCACAGAAACTTACCAGGTATGGAGGATCTGCAACTATAACTTGGTAAGCATGCTTCATTTCAGTTGGTAACTCTTCCGGTTGGTTGTAGTCATAAAATGTGAAGTCACTTCCGTATTGTTCAAAA is a genomic window containing:
- the LOC115726685 gene encoding EEF1A lysine methyltransferase 1, producing MEELADRNVAVDDDDDAPMLSSQALAALQEFIREQNESPADQSEVALVTEDWRLSQFWYDRETAETVANEVVALCSGTHSRVACIACPTLYAYLKRIDPSVSVQLLEYDKRFEQYGSDFTFYDYNQPEELPTEMKHAYQVIVADPPYLSGECLEKVAQTISFLSQPNAYLLLLTGEVQKDRAAELLGLHPCIFQPKHASKLGNEFRLFTNYDPGMRLGGWEQEK